Within Salvia splendens isolate huo1 chromosome 21, SspV2, whole genome shotgun sequence, the genomic segment atcattttatcagtcagtcaaaagtatcattttatcaactcagagtatcattctatccggcaaaactatcattctatgcaataaacctaacatatatcattttatcattttatcattttatcagtcagtcaaaagtatcattttatcagtcagtcaaaagtatcattctatccggcaaaactatcattctatgcaataaacctaacatatatcattttatcagtcagtcaaaagtatcattttatcaactcagagtatcattctatccggcaaaactatcattctatgcaataaacctaacatatatcattttatcatttaatcattttatcagttagtcaaaagtatcattttatcaactcagagtatcattctatccggcaaaactatcattctatgcaataaacctatcattttatcattttatcagtcagtcaaaagtatcattttatcaactcagagtatattctatccggcaaaactatcattctatgcaataaacctaacatatatcattttatctgtcagtcaaaagtatcattttatcaactcagagtatcattctatccggcaaaactatcattctatgcaataaacctaatataatcggcacaatacataatatacaaacctacaaagcagtaaacgtatcattttatcaactcagagtatcatttttataaggttactgtcattttatccgcttagattatcattttatcaggtaaaagtatcattttattaaacaaaaatgtcattttatacaccaaaaatacatttcattctatcggctgaaagtatcattctacccggcaaaactatcattctatcggctgaaagtatctttctatccggcaaaactatcattttatgcagtaaacctaacatttataagctaaaagtatcattttatcaactcagagtatcattctatctggaaaaactatcattctatgcaataaacctaacatatatcattttatcagtcagtcaaaactatcattttatcaactcagagtatcattctatccggcaaaactatcattctatgcaataaacctatcattttatcattttatcagtcagtcaaaagtatcattttatcaactcagagtatcattctatccggcaaaactatcattctatgcaataaacatatcattttatcattttacgtgatatttggcgaaattcagaaattaaatgagggaaatgacagttttactcccgcgctttttttttatgaagtaaatctaagtttgaatctcaaaactatcattttatgcaataaacctatcattttatcattttatcattttacgtgatatttggcgaaattcagaaattaaatgagggaaatgacagttttaccccgcgcttttttttatgaagtaaatctaagtttgaatctcaaccgcatgattagaaatatgtgtggtccagatttagttataggattattacgatatttaggggttatcatatgatcacgactatatatatatatatatataatgttttGTTTTCTTTGGGTAAATTGGCTACTATTtatgtagtatttttttttggatgggtAAATGTATTTGATTTTAGTTTAAGACGTTAGAATTGGTGTTTTTAATAGGATTTGGAGTTtagttcaaatttaattttaatactgTCTATCTTTGTTTATATTTACAACAtggttatattttaatttatatactccTTTAGAATAATTTTGTGCATATAAGATTTATTCATTTTTGTGGTTGTATTTGTAGCTTTTtaatatagtattattatttattatatatatttatttattgagtGCTATATACTCCTTACATTCCATTCTAAatgaatcattttcctttttggatgtctcactctaaataacacatttctaaaaatagaaataacactCTCACTACTTTctccatctttcttactttattcttttcacttaactcacaaaacaacattacattAACTTACGTGGCGAAATAGAAATGCTACACTTAGagtgagacggaggaagtatatacaGTATAATGTAGCCCCTGCCTACAATATTTTCTGCGTCTGCCACTCATAAATATGCTTGAATTAAAAAACGAAATTGTGTCGTCAAGAATATCAAGTATCTCCAACCGTGTCCTAAGAACAtatactaattttttaaaattcgaatattgtattatttataaattataccaCAAGGCATAAATTCGAAGTCATTTTCTTTATTGTGCGAAGTAATTTTATGTGGTTTGTTTgcatatttttgtaattttttttgtaaatttatttgcatatttttatggtaaagaaaaaaaatagagccCACAACTAAAACTAGTGATGCAATCCAGTGGAGATTGCATCGTATCCAAATGCTTGGTCCCCATCACGCATTGTCGATCAAACTTCATGGCTATGAAATTTCCTTATTTAGTGATTTCTAAATGAAAGACGTGGTTCTTCATTCTTTCCTATGGatatttctaattttcttttcttttctttttttctttttttaatggtAAATTAAATGGAAAAATAGCAAATTCTAATTTTTTGTTACTATTGGTAGTTAAAATTAAATGTTTGCGCTATCAAAGAGCCATGGAGGATATTcacttaatatataaatatgatgTCGATATTGACGGAAAAATAAGAGACCACATAAATTGAAACACCAAACCACAGCCACACTCTCGCCGATTTTATTCActacttaaactcaaacaccCTTCTTCTCCATTCACCATTCAATTCCCAAACTAATTCTCTCCTTCTCTCacttgctctctctctctctgttgaGAGGGTTTTAAACCCTAGGAATTCACATCGTCTCCAATCACGGCTATATCACAAGCAAACCCGCCTCTCATACATGTCCGCGCACTTCGTCGCAAGGGTTGTTTGACAGAGACTAACCCTTCGCCGAACGGCGGACGAGGCGCTTCCCCCGCCGAAGGCGGCAATCCCTCCGACCTCCTCTTTCTCGCCGGCGGCGGTTGCTACTAGTTCTTTCAGCTCTTCTGTAAATTCAATTTATAAAGGAAAAAACGTAATCTTTCAAGATGATGCTGAGAATCAAGAGGGTTCCTACTGTCGTCTCTAACTACCAGAAGGAGGATTCCGACGAGGGCTGCGGCCGCAATTGCCTCAGAAGCTGTTGCCTACCAGGTGTTTGATCTTTTGTgcaattgaattttaattttgtggaatttACTGATTTGTTTTGTGGAATTAGGGGCAAAATTACCTCTCTATGCTTTTAAGAAGGAGAGTAGCAATGTTGTTGTGGAAAAGAATTCTCTTGCCATTGATGAGAAGAAAGTGCTTCAACCAGATTTCTTGGATTCTCTTCTTATTGGAGAGgtataattcataatcatacaTATTGTACTCCTAcaaattgtttgttttatagAAGAGGAATTCATGATTTTGTTGGTGGCAGTGGGAGGATCGGATGCAGAGAGGCCTCTTTCGCTATGATGTCACTGCCTGTGAAACAAAGGTGTGTTCTTTTATCTGAAAACAGATCTCGTTTTAAATCAGGAGCTGACtaattgtttgtttgtttgttgttgttgttgatgatTATGATGATTAATTGATTATGATGAATTGATTTAAAGGTGATTCCGGGGAAGTATGGTTTTGTGGCGCAGCTGAATGAGGGCCGGCATCTCAAGAAGAGGCCGACTGAGTTTCGTGTGGACAAGGTCCTCCAGCCCTTCGACGAGAGCAAGTTCAACTTCACCAAAGTCGGGCAAGAGGAGGTGCTGTTTCAGTTTGAGGCCAGTGAGGACAATGAAGTTCACTTCTCTCCAAACGCGCCCATTGATGCTGATAACTCCCCCAGCGTTGTTGCCATCAACATATGTTTGTTTCATGTCTCGTGTTAGGATTACATTTGTTGTGTTTGCTTGGTGTAGTTTCGTGATGGATGTTGTGTATGTTTCAACAGGTGAGTCCAATTGAATATGGACACGTGCTGCTCATCCCTCGGATTCTTGAATGCTTGCCTCAGAGGATTGACCGCCAGAGCTTCATGCTTGCGCTCTACATGGCTGTTGAAGTCGGAAACCCCTTCTTCCGCTTGGGTTACAATAGCTTGGGCGCATTTGCAACCATCAACCACCTCCACTTTCAGGCCTATTACTTGGAGACGCCTTTTCCAATCGAAAAGGTGTCTTCTAAGAAGATAACAACGACAAATGGTGGCGTTGAAATCTCTAATATCCTCAACTATCCGGTCAGAGGGTTTGTTTTCGAGGGTGGCAAGACTATGGAAGAGTTATCCAATGTTGTCTCGGACGCGTGCATCTGCCTGCAGGAGAACAACATTCCCCACAACGTGCTCATTGCTGATTGTGGGAAACGAATCTTTCTGTTCCCACAGGTGAAGAATGTCTTCATTGAACTCTCATTTACATATTGTTGGCCTATACTAATATCGTGGGTGAAACAAACAGTGTTATGCAGAGAAACAGGCTCTAGGGGAAGTAAGCTCCGAGCTTCTCGACACTCAAGTGAATCCGGCCGTTTGGGAGATAAGCGGGCACATGGTGTTGAAACGAAAGCTGGACTATGAGGAGGCGTCGGAGGAGAATGCCTGGCGGCTGCTGGCAGAGGTTTCCCTCTCGGAAGAGAGGCTGGAAGAGGTGAAGGAGTTTATATTTGAAGCCATCTGCCTAGAAGTGAAGGACGAAGTTGTCTCTCCCATCACGCCCGATGAGTCAGGTTCCAGCCCCAAGTCTCGTGAAGACGTCGATGCTCTTAAGGCATTGCAACCTGCTATGGTGCAGCCTGTGTAGCAAAATTGCTTATGTTTCAACAAACTGGATATTTGTGGCCCTATGCAGCACACTGTTATTCCATTGTATTTGACATTAAATCATGGCAAACTCCGTTTTGCTATATTGTAATGTGGATGTATTTTAAGCTTGTTATGGTAATTACTTGCAAGTTCTTATTGTCATTTATGGATTATTGGCTTACACCAGTATTTTAATCGGAATTcggaatattttttttcctcaaattaGCATGTTAAATTGAATCGAAATGTTCAATTGtcgaagttttttttttgtttcacttttgCATATCTAGAACCAGGCGTTGATTTAGAAGATGGATTCGTAAAGTCAATGATTTTTTAATCTGTAAATATTGAATAATTCAACTAAGAATGTTGAGGCACAAAATTGTGAACTAGAATGTGATATTTCAATTTCTGACCCTTAGTTCAGTTGATTCGCAAAGTCAATGTTTTTTTAATCCAACGTTGATATTTCAATTTCTTcaaaacattaattttttatccTTAGTTCAATTGTTCAACTATGCATTTCTATATTTTAACGTACTATTAAACTCGAGGACCAACAATTGTATCATACTCcccatcccttaaaaatagaacttttgaaacggcacgagtcttaatgcaaaatttgtaaaatatgagagagaaagaaaaataattaaaatagtataaGTACATACTGGGACTCACATTATTACTAGTGTAATGTGTGCTGAAAAgctattcaaaataaaaattgaactaATTTTgttggatggagggagtaaatcTTTAATAGTTAAGAATCTAAAGAAAATTATGTCTCTTTCATGGTCATAGTTACAAAATATGGTTCAAATGCAACCCCAAGTATTAATTTGGTTCAACCTCAATCTAGTGGACGGAGTGCCATACAAAAACTGGTTGCTTTAAAAAATAGTTGCCTTCCCATTGAAACAAAGGTCACATTTTGTCAATATGAAGCAAAGAATTAGAAAATTCTCCAAAAGCAGCATTTTCCACACCCACTCGTTAGGATATTCCAAGCAGAAAATTGATTCTTGATAGGGAAAGTAGAGTTGCAGCAATAAGACAATACAATAAATGTCAATTGTTTTGAAAACAATACCTACAAATCTTAACCTCTACCATgtattctctattttaattttccACACCAAAAAACCAAGTATGGAGGAACAATGAGCTAATTTAAGAACCTTCTCTTTTTATAATTCCTCTTCTAATAATCATAATGGTTTAATCACTTAATTGCATCAAAAGGCACGAACCTTGGGTCATTTTTTATATTGCACACAAGCTTTAAAATTTGACTCATGATACACaatttactttctttttttctgGTTTTACACATGAAAACACATAAATTTCACTAGAAACTAacaccaaaatcaaaacaacaATCTTGATTTTCAGGTGGCTGCCAATGTCAATTTTGATTGAAAATCCAAAATAGATTGAAGTTCATGTCTTCGTGTGTAGGGGTGTGGATTCAGGTTTCGGTTCAGTTTTTCGCcctaaccgaaccgaaccgaacccgaaaaaccgaatttcgCCTAAAactaaaaccgaaccgaaaccgaaaaaccgaaaaccgaaaaccgaacttaaaaacccGAACTTAAAAACCCGAactaaaccgaaaaaccgaaattatataaaaacctgaaaaatcgaaaaaccgaaaaccggaTTAAAAACCGAaatctggagagaaagaaaacagTACAGAAACTTACAAATTTTCAACCTACAAAACATAacatgataaaaatgataatagcCCTATTCCATCAAAGGTATCAACCAACAAATACAAATATGCAATCAACATTCCACAATAAAAAACATCAACCAAAATGTCTTCAATagtttcaattaaataatagtaacatatatataacaaattaaataattaaataaattcggttattcggtttttttCAGAAACAAGAGTTTCCAATTAGGGCTTTTACTTTTagtcataattaaataatagtaacatatatataataaaataaataattacataaattcAGCTATTCAGTTATtcagtttttttcttcgcccgaacagaaccgaaccgaaaaaccgaaatttttgtattttcaaaaccgaaccgaaccgaaaaccgaaataaccgaaccaaatttcaaaatttcggtttggttcggttcagATATTCGGTttacggtttttttgctcacccctattCGTGTGCAAAACCAAAAACATCGCAAGATTCGTGTATTTTGAGGCTATAATTCCtgaaataataatgatgataataAACCTAGGGACAAAATCCAGAATTCACAAGTTTGTCGTCTGCATTCAAGCATTTACAAGAACCAAGGAGAGTAACCTATCAACTTCTCCGaataaattcttcattttaaGCACCAAATAGCAAGAGGATTTGAGGTCATATCCTATTATTCCTATCTAAGTAAAAGTATCCCAGGACAATTAACATCACTAGTCAGATAAATTAATTACATAGTTTTATTAAGCAATGAAACAAGTCAATAACTAAAATGCAGTACAATAAAATTCAAGACGCAACATCAATGATACCAGAGGACAGACACAACACAACCGATTAAAAAATGAGatcacaaataaaacataatctGGCATTATATTCCTCTAGATTGATGAAGGGCAAACAGATAACAAGCACATTTTATTATGATTAGAAATCGATAATGACGTGCATGCATCAGTGCAGAACTGTACGAATCTTAATGGGGCGGAGTAGTAACCATCATAACCAAGTCCCAAACCAGAAAACAAGGCAGTCTACCATACATTTAGTACCTCAGTAGATTCATTTATTTCCGGTTTCGCTTTCCGTTACAGGTTCcccttccccttccttttctccATATCTACGCTTGAACTTGGCTATCTGCCCTAAGTTCTGAGCCATTTGCCGCTTTGCTCGCAAATGATAAACTTTACCAGTCTCATGAATCTTGGTCATCATCACGGGCATAAGCCGACCGCTTTGGGTCACATAGGATATCCATTGCATTTGAGGGTGAATCCCTTTCTTCATCTCTCCCTGTAGATAAGCACAATCGATAACACCATAAATACAACCGATTGATGATGAATGGAAATGCTAAATCCTTCGAAAGTTATCATCAAACATGTACAGGGTATTACCAATTTGCAAAAAAACTGAGTCCCCTCTATGACGGATATCAAAAGGCCGAAATCAAATGTGATAGAATGTACCGAAACACACAAGAAAACAGACGTGTCTTGTACACATATTCTCGAATTTGATCCTTACGCTACTAGGGTTTTTAGGAAGTGAAATCCTGTTACTAGTTAGTTTCTAAACCAGATTACCTTATTCACGGTTTCAGTTTAGGATCAGAGTCGACTATCAATATGAAAATGAACTGAAAGCATACCACCAATCGAGTATTCAGTCCTACACCAGATTGCATACATTTTGAAGAAATATCTAACCAGTGTGGCTGGGAATCTGGGACTAGCGAGGCAATGAGGGATTTAAGTTGCTGTCGATTAGGTGTTTCAACTATTTGACGATTAAATTACTAGATTAATTTGGGGATTTCGACCAAAATATTAGTGTAACCCAAAACCGAACCCAAACAACCAACACGATCTAAAATTGGACCGAAAAATCTATAGGTTTCGTTCGGTTTTGGTGACCGACGGCATTGTGACAATATATCCAGAAGAATTGAACggatttcaaaaattaaagCTGCAAAAGTAATAATCTATACTGATTACGTACTGTACGGGCTGAACACGAAGAAGACAAGACAGATTACCTTTCAATCCTGAGATGTGCGAGCGGCGTGCTAGGAGGTGGAATTGCCCAGCCAACGGAGGAGGCGGAGAAGCGGCGCCGAGATGAGAGGCACAGCCGAGAGAGGACGGAGGTGAGAGTGAGAAAGTGCAGCTAGGTTTATtcctatttttaattttaaataatttagtgatactactcctatttgttttagttttaatttcattttaaataatttagtaCTACTTCCATAATAGAATTTAATTCGTCTAATACAATTAGTCtgattctatttttataaatttttgcaTATATTACATTCAAAAGTCTCAATATCTAATAacattactttaattattttttttcctttccaccattatattttactaatttcatattaaaactCTCTCAAAATCTTTAAATTTAGGAGATAATAAaatgagtttgtttgattttggtttatttCCACAAATTAGGCTCATTTGATAACCTAACTTAGGGGTAGCGAAACGGGTTACCCGCGAATACCCGCACCCGACAAGTCGGGTACCCGTACGCGACTTCTGCCAAATTTATTGTCCCAATACCCGTCCCGCAACATGTCGGGATTACTCGATACCCGTGTCGGGTATCCCGTACCCGACATTGCGGGTACCCCGTACCCGACATtgcgggtacccgtacccgatTCAAAACCCGGATGCTGAGTATGACCCTTCAATTGTGCAGAAAGTTCTTCAAACCAAAGGTTGAGTTCATGAAACCAATTAATATTTATGctttgagttttttttaataGTAATGAATTTTGAGATTGTTGCCGCACTATGATTtcagatttttgttttttaatttgttcttcaatcttCACGCAAAAATTCCAGTTATCAACTATGCACAAATGTGGTGATTTCTAGTCTCACTTACtgaaaataatcaaaatatgaTCAAAGTATGTATGTAcatcatatttatatattttaatatataatttgcacatttccaaattcaaaattcaaaattaaatgcAAACCAACATTTACTATATCAATTTTGATCATAAGCTTTGAATAGATTGAGAATAAAATTAAGGGGACACTCTATAGCTAGTTCCGGTGAATGTATGTTTGttggaatataaaaatatttcaaaaaaactCTTAGAACTTTTAGATTCTATAAAGTATTAAAAGATTGCATACagctaatactaataatatcggGTATTATCGGGACTATCGGGTATACCCGCGCGGGTATATCCGTACCCGCAAAACTCTAAAATACACTACCCGATCCCTCCTCGTTTCCCGTTATCGTCGGGTAGAGGGTACCCAATACCCGGCAGGTATCGGGTATCGGGTCGAAATGGGAATAACCCATTACCCGCTACCCATTTTGCCACTCCTAACCTAACTCAACGCTTTTTATGTCTTTCCttctccaatttttttttacctccctcttatttatttaattttaattattgatattctaataatttttttctcttttataacATAAATTTTACATGAAAACTGATATATCTACTAACAGTGGAcaaagaaaatatgaaatatatatatacctattATTTATTGGCGATCAAATTGATAGACGACCATTattcattattaaaaattatgaaccgaacaaaatcaaaaatttaaaagaacCGAAGTGATTGAACCCATAGCCACTGATTATTTGGCTAGGACTCAAGCCCTCAACCCAATTCTAAATTGAGGTAAACAAGGGTCCAAATCGAATCAAATTATTCAATGAACTTCCATTTACACATCGAACTAAAATAAATTGTCATTCAAATCGGATCAAAGCATGTATGAATTTAGGTCATCCTTCATATAAtgaaagagtgaactacattacctaatctttcactttcgcacgtaaatggtacatgatctttattttatatcttttttggtacatataaatcacattttttgtaCCTAGTATGATTTTCATCCCAAAATACCctctaaacaaatacattttttcatttgtgtCATAGAGGATAATTTGGGCATacacaaaactagtaccaaaagtgatattataatatcttctctcattctcctcactttttatactattattattaatcaatattaatattattattttcatgttatacattaataattaatttattttttaatattattcaaatatacttaattataattataactataattatatttaattattacaataatattattgttataatactataaactagtagtaattaataaataattatagtataattatttaaattatgaatcatataatattatataataataatcataataataataataataataataataataataataataataataataataataataataat encodes:
- the LOC121783267 gene encoding GDP-L-galactose phosphorylase 1-like isoform X2 — encoded protein: MMLRIKRVPTVVSNYQKEDSDEGCGRNCLRSCCLPGAKLPLYAFKKESSNVVVEKNSLAIDEKKVLQPDFLDSLLIGEWEDRMQRGLFRYDVTACETKVIPGKYGFVAQLNEGRHLKKRPTEFRVDKVLQPFDESKFNFTKVGQEEVLFQFEASEDNEVHFSPNAPIDADNSPSVVAINVSPIEYGHVLLIPRILECLPQRIDRQSFMLALYMAVEVGNPFFRLGYNSLGAFATINHLHFQAYYLETPFPIEKVSSKKITTTNGGVEISNILNYPVRGFVFEGGKTMEELSNVVSDACICLQENNIPHNVLIADCGKRIFLFPQCYAEKQALGEVSSELLDTQVNPAVWEISGHMVLKRKLDYEEASEENAWRLLAEVSLSEERLEEVKEFIFEAICLEVKDEVVSPITPDESGSSPKSREDVDALKALQPAMVQPV
- the LOC121783267 gene encoding GDP-L-galactose phosphorylase 2-like isoform X1 produces the protein MMLRIKRVPTVVSNYQKEDSDEGCGRNCLRSCCLPGAKLPLYAFKKESSNVVVEKNSLAIDEKKVLQPDFLDSLLIGEWEDRMQRGLFRYDVTACETKVIPGKYGFVAQLNEGRHLKKRPTEFRVDKVLQPFDESKFNFTKVGQEEVLFQFEASEDNEVHFSPNAPIDADNSPSVVAINICLFHVSPIEYGHVLLIPRILECLPQRIDRQSFMLALYMAVEVGNPFFRLGYNSLGAFATINHLHFQAYYLETPFPIEKVSSKKITTTNGGVEISNILNYPVRGFVFEGGKTMEELSNVVSDACICLQENNIPHNVLIADCGKRIFLFPQCYAEKQALGEVSSELLDTQVNPAVWEISGHMVLKRKLDYEEASEENAWRLLAEVSLSEERLEEVKEFIFEAICLEVKDEVVSPITPDESGSSPKSREDVDALKALQPAMVQPV